In the genome of Streptomyces sp. V2I9, one region contains:
- a CDS encoding precorrin-8X methylmutase, whose protein sequence is MHQYEKDGPAIYRQSFATIRAEADLAGLPADVSQVAVRMIHACGMVDLVRDLAFSPNAVADARAALRAGAPILCDVAMVASGVTRKRLPADNDVVCTLSDPSVPELAAKMGTTRSAAALELWRDRMEGAVVAVGNAPTALFRLLEMIEEGAPRPAAVIGVPVGFVGAMESKEALAEHASGLEHLIVRGRRGGSAIAAAALNAIASEEE, encoded by the coding sequence GTGCACCAGTACGAGAAGGACGGACCGGCGATCTACCGCCAGTCCTTCGCCACCATCCGCGCGGAGGCGGATCTGGCCGGGCTGCCCGCCGACGTCAGCCAGGTCGCCGTCCGGATGATCCACGCCTGCGGCATGGTCGATCTCGTACGCGACCTGGCGTTCTCGCCGAACGCCGTGGCCGACGCGCGCGCCGCCCTGCGTGCGGGCGCACCGATCCTCTGCGACGTGGCGATGGTGGCCAGCGGGGTCACCCGCAAGCGGCTGCCCGCGGACAACGACGTGGTGTGCACCCTCTCCGACCCGTCCGTGCCGGAGCTGGCCGCGAAGATGGGCACGACCCGCAGCGCGGCGGCCCTGGAGCTGTGGCGCGACCGCATGGAAGGTGCGGTCGTGGCGGTGGGCAACGCGCCGACCGCCCTGTTCCGGCTGCTGGAGATGATCGAGGAGGGCGCCCCCCGCCCGGCCGCCGTCATCGGCGTCCCGGTCGGCTTCGTCGGCGCGATGGAGTCCAAGGAGGCCCTGGCCGAGCACGCCTCGGGCCTGGAGCACCTGATCGTGCGCGGCCGCCGCGGCGGCAGCGCGATAGCGGCGGCGGCGCTCAACGCCATCGCCAGCGAGGAGGAGTAG
- a CDS encoding cobalamin biosynthesis protein CobG, producing MLAAMPDSAPSPLSAGGPALRDGGDACPGTLRLHRADDGALARVRVPGGVLSADGADALLTAAGRFGDGELHLTSRGNVQLRGLDTGCGGALAELLAAAGLLPSAAHERARNIVASPLAGLDGSPALGERLAELDRLVCASPDAARLSGRFLFALDAGHGDVDALGADVTLIADGDDVLLRVGPGDEAFRVPADAGPRAALLAAEAFLRAAHGSGAWRVSDLPDAVRAELVRSVAATAGPAVHRPRPRTATPPAAGPYGPGGQSPYSLPVEGAAAEDPVTATPAAPNSPPAPVSATPPVPGGDVTAISVHVPLGRLTPAQWRLLTSTARRYGGELRLTPWRGIVVPGAFPRAEAADALRGLAAAGLITSPGSPWTGVGACIGSPGCAKSLADVRAQAGAAVGPVGRLPVYWSGCERRCGHPHGEWIDVVVTPDGHRISHVRGERRDPPHTVRDDPEARAAAVAAARA from the coding sequence ATGCTCGCCGCCATGCCCGATTCCGCCCCCTCGCCCCTTTCCGCGGGCGGCCCAGCCCTCCGCGACGGCGGCGACGCCTGCCCGGGGACGCTGCGGCTGCACCGCGCCGACGACGGTGCGCTGGCCCGGGTGCGGGTGCCCGGCGGGGTGCTGAGCGCGGACGGGGCGGACGCGCTGCTCACGGCCGCCGGCCGGTTCGGGGACGGTGAGCTGCATCTCACCTCCCGCGGCAACGTCCAACTGCGCGGCCTCGACACGGGATGCGGCGGCGCGCTCGCCGAACTGCTGGCCGCCGCCGGGCTGCTGCCGTCCGCCGCGCACGAACGGGCCCGCAACATCGTGGCCTCCCCGCTCGCCGGGCTCGACGGTTCGCCCGCGCTCGGGGAGCGCCTGGCCGAGCTGGACCGGCTGGTGTGCGCGAGTCCGGACGCGGCGCGGCTCTCCGGCCGCTTCCTCTTCGCCCTGGACGCGGGACACGGCGACGTGGACGCGCTCGGGGCGGACGTGACCCTGATCGCGGACGGCGACGACGTCCTGCTGCGGGTCGGGCCCGGCGACGAGGCGTTCCGGGTCCCGGCCGACGCGGGCCCGCGCGCCGCCCTGCTGGCGGCCGAGGCGTTCCTCCGCGCCGCCCACGGCTCCGGCGCCTGGCGGGTCTCGGATCTGCCCGACGCCGTACGGGCGGAGCTGGTCCGGAGCGTCGCCGCGACGGCGGGCCCGGCCGTGCACCGGCCCCGCCCGCGCACGGCGACACCCCCTGCCGCGGGTCCGTACGGTCCCGGAGGCCAATCCCCGTACAGCCTCCCGGTCGAGGGCGCGGCCGCGGAGGATCCCGTCACCGCGACCCCGGCAGCCCCGAACAGCCCCCCGGCCCCGGTCTCGGCAACGCCCCCCGTACCGGGAGGCGACGTCACCGCGATCAGCGTCCACGTACCCCTGGGGCGGCTCACCCCCGCGCAGTGGCGGCTGCTCACCTCGACCGCCCGGCGGTACGGCGGCGAGCTGCGGCTCACCCCCTGGCGCGGGATCGTCGTCCCCGGCGCGTTTCCCCGTGCCGAGGCGGCCGACGCGCTCCGCGGCCTGGCGGCGGCCGGGCTGATCACCTCACCCGGCTCCCCGTGGACCGGTGTCGGCGCCTGCATCGGCAGCCCCGGCTGCGCGAAGTCCCTGGCCGACGTGCGCGCCCAGGCGGGGGCCGCCGTCGGACCGGTCGGGCGGCTCCCTGTGTACTGGTCCGGCTGCGAACGCCGCTGCGGCCACCCCCACGGGGAGTGGATCGACGTGGTCGTCACACCGGACGGGCACCGGATCTCCCACGTACGGGGAGAGCGGCGGGACCCGCCGCACACGGTGCGCGACGATCCGGAAGCACGCGCGGCAGCGGTGGCCGCGGCCCGCGCCTGA
- the cobN gene encoding cobaltochelatase subunit CobN, whose protein sequence is MILLLSTSDTDLLSARASEGPVSYRYANPSRLDLDGLPELLDGVELVVVRLLGGVRAWQEGLDAVLATGRPVVVLTGEQAPDAQLMAASTVPIGIAAEAHAYLAHGGPANLEQLARFLSDTVLLTGHGFEPPAPAPAWGPLEREARPVPEGAPTVAVLYYRAHHMSGNTAFVDALCTAVEEAGGRPLPLYVASLRTPEDELIETLRAADAIVTTVLAAGGTKPAEASAGGDDESWDAGALTRLDVPILQALCLTGPRSAWEENDEGVSPLDAATQIAVPEFDGRLITVPFSFKEIDEDGLPAYVPDTERAARVAGIAVRHAKLRHLPNAEKKIALVLSAYPTKHSRIGNAVGLDTPASAVALLRRLRAEGYDFGPEEDIPGLVSGDGDELIYALIEAGGHDQEWLTEEQLAKNPVRIPAADYRRWFAQLPEELRTAVEEHWGPAPGEMFVDRSANPEGDIVLAALRRGNLLILIQPPRGFGQNPIAIYHDPDLPPSHHYLAAYRWIAASAEDNGFGADAMIHLGKHGNLEWLPGKNAGLSAACGPDAALGDLPLVYPFLVNDPGEGTQAKRRVHATLVDHLVPPMARADSYGDIARLEQLLDEHAQIAAMDPAKLPAIRAQIWTLIQAAKLDHDLGVEDRPEDEGFDDFIMHLDGWLCEIKDVQIRDGLHVLGNPPAGNDRVNLVLAVLRARQIWGGTASLPGLREALGLDESAAVRTDADAVEEQARALVQAMDDADWDPAAVAGVAAGLPDAVADILTFAATEVVPRMAATTDELTHAVHALNGGFVPAGPSGSPLRGLVNVLPTGRNFYSVDPKAVPSKLAWETGQALAESLLTRYHTDNGDWPTSVGLSLWGTSAMRTAGDDIAEAFALLGIRPVWDDASRRVTGLEPIPYEELGRPRIDVTLRISGFFRDAFPHTVGLLDDAVRLAASLDEPAERNYVRAHTQADLAEHGDERRATTRIFGSRPGTYGAGLLQLIDSRDWRTDADLAEVYTVWGGYAYGRELDGRPAREEMESAYKRIEVAAKNTDTREHDIADSDDYFQYHGGMVATVRALKGTAPEAYIGDSTRPETVRTRTLVEETSRVFRARVVNPKWIAAMRRHGYKGAFELAATVDYLFGYDATTGVVADWMYDKLTETYVLDPENKQFLQEANPWALHGIAERLLEAESRGMWAKPDPAVLEALRQVYLETEGNLEGED, encoded by the coding sequence ATGATCCTGCTCCTGTCGACGTCCGACACCGACCTCCTGAGCGCCCGCGCATCCGAGGGGCCCGTCAGCTACCGGTACGCCAACCCCTCCCGTCTCGACCTCGACGGCCTGCCGGAACTGCTGGACGGCGTCGAACTCGTCGTCGTCCGCCTCCTCGGGGGCGTACGCGCCTGGCAGGAGGGCCTGGACGCGGTGCTGGCCACCGGCCGCCCCGTCGTCGTGCTGACCGGTGAACAGGCCCCCGACGCCCAGCTGATGGCCGCCTCCACCGTGCCGATCGGGATCGCCGCCGAGGCGCACGCCTACCTCGCGCACGGCGGGCCCGCCAACCTGGAGCAGCTGGCCCGGTTCCTCTCCGACACCGTGCTGCTGACCGGCCACGGCTTCGAGCCGCCCGCCCCGGCCCCCGCGTGGGGCCCGCTGGAGCGGGAGGCCCGCCCGGTGCCCGAGGGGGCGCCGACCGTGGCCGTCCTCTACTACCGCGCCCACCACATGAGCGGGAACACCGCGTTCGTGGACGCCCTGTGCACGGCGGTCGAGGAGGCCGGGGGCCGCCCGCTCCCGCTGTACGTCGCCTCCCTCCGCACGCCGGAGGACGAGCTGATCGAGACGCTGCGCGCCGCCGACGCCATCGTCACCACCGTCCTCGCGGCGGGCGGCACCAAGCCCGCCGAGGCGTCGGCGGGCGGCGACGACGAGTCGTGGGACGCGGGCGCGCTGACCCGGCTCGACGTGCCGATCCTCCAGGCGCTCTGCCTGACCGGCCCGCGCAGCGCCTGGGAGGAGAACGACGAGGGCGTCTCCCCGCTCGACGCGGCCACCCAGATCGCGGTGCCGGAGTTCGACGGCCGGCTGATCACCGTCCCGTTCTCCTTCAAGGAGATCGACGAGGACGGTCTCCCCGCGTACGTCCCCGACACCGAGCGGGCCGCCCGCGTCGCCGGGATCGCCGTACGCCACGCGAAGCTCCGCCACCTCCCCAACGCCGAGAAGAAGATCGCGCTCGTGCTGTCGGCGTACCCGACCAAGCACTCCCGCATCGGCAACGCGGTCGGCCTCGACACCCCCGCCAGCGCCGTCGCCCTGCTGCGCCGGCTGCGCGCCGAGGGGTACGACTTCGGGCCCGAGGAGGACATCCCGGGCCTGGTCTCCGGCGACGGCGACGAGCTGATCTACGCCCTCATCGAGGCGGGCGGCCACGACCAGGAGTGGCTGACCGAGGAGCAGTTGGCGAAGAACCCGGTCCGCATCCCGGCCGCCGACTACCGCCGCTGGTTCGCCCAGCTCCCCGAGGAGCTGCGCACCGCCGTGGAGGAGCACTGGGGCCCCGCCCCCGGCGAGATGTTCGTGGACCGCTCCGCCAACCCGGAGGGTGACATCGTCCTCGCGGCCCTGCGGCGCGGCAACCTCCTCATCCTCATCCAGCCGCCGCGCGGCTTCGGCCAGAACCCGATCGCGATCTACCACGACCCCGATCTGCCGCCCTCCCACCACTACCTGGCCGCCTACCGCTGGATCGCCGCCTCCGCCGAGGACAACGGCTTCGGCGCGGACGCCATGATCCACCTGGGCAAGCACGGCAACCTGGAGTGGCTGCCCGGCAAGAACGCGGGCCTCTCCGCCGCCTGCGGCCCCGACGCCGCCCTCGGGGACCTGCCTCTCGTCTACCCGTTCCTGGTGAACGACCCGGGCGAGGGCACGCAGGCCAAGCGCCGCGTCCACGCCACGCTGGTCGACCACCTGGTGCCGCCGATGGCCCGCGCCGACAGCTACGGCGACATCGCGCGCCTGGAGCAACTGCTCGACGAGCACGCGCAGATCGCCGCCATGGACCCGGCGAAGCTGCCCGCGATCCGCGCCCAGATCTGGACGCTGATCCAGGCCGCGAAGCTCGACCACGACCTCGGGGTGGAGGACCGCCCGGAGGACGAGGGCTTCGACGACTTCATCATGCATCTCGACGGCTGGCTCTGCGAGATCAAGGACGTCCAGATCCGCGACGGCCTGCACGTCCTGGGCAACCCGCCCGCCGGGAACGACCGCGTCAACCTGGTCCTGGCCGTGCTCCGCGCCCGCCAGATCTGGGGCGGTACGGCCTCCCTCCCCGGCCTGCGCGAGGCGCTCGGCCTCGACGAGTCGGCGGCCGTCCGCACGGACGCCGACGCGGTCGAGGAGCAGGCCCGCGCGCTGGTCCAGGCGATGGACGACGCGGACTGGGACCCGGCGGCCGTGGCGGGGGTCGCCGCGGGCCTCCCCGACGCCGTGGCGGACATCCTGACCTTCGCGGCCACCGAGGTCGTCCCGCGCATGGCGGCCACGACCGACGAACTCACGCACGCCGTCCACGCGTTGAACGGCGGCTTCGTGCCGGCGGGCCCGTCCGGCTCCCCGCTCCGCGGCCTGGTCAACGTGCTCCCCACCGGCCGCAACTTCTACTCGGTGGACCCGAAGGCGGTCCCCTCCAAGCTGGCCTGGGAAACGGGCCAGGCGCTGGCGGAATCCTTGTTGACCCGCTACCACACCGACAACGGCGACTGGCCCACCTCGGTCGGCCTGTCCCTCTGGGGCACCAGCGCGATGCGCACGGCGGGCGACGACATCGCGGAGGCGTTCGCGCTGCTCGGCATCCGCCCCGTCTGGGACGACGCCTCGCGCCGGGTGACGGGCCTGGAGCCCATTCCGTACGAGGAGTTGGGCCGCCCCCGCATCGACGTGACGCTGCGCATCTCGGGCTTCTTCCGGGACGCGTTCCCGCACACGGTGGGGCTGCTCGACGACGCCGTACGCCTGGCCGCCTCGCTGGACGAGCCGGCCGAGCGGAACTACGTACGGGCGCACACCCAGGCCGACCTGGCCGAGCACGGCGACGAACGGCGGGCGACCACCCGCATCTTCGGCTCCCGCCCCGGCACGTACGGCGCGGGCCTCCTCCAGCTCATCGACTCCCGCGACTGGCGCACCGACGCCGACCTCGCGGAGGTCTACACGGTCTGGGGCGGCTACGCCTACGGCCGCGAGCTCGACGGCCGCCCGGCCCGCGAGGAGATGGAGAGCGCCTACAAGCGCATCGAGGTCGCCGCCAAGAACACCGACACCCGCGAGCACGACATCGCGGACTCCGACGACTACTTCCAGTACCACGGCGGCATGGTGGCCACGGTGCGCGCGCTCAAGGGCACGGCTCCGGAGGCGTACATCGGGGACTCCACCCGCCCCGAGACCGTGCGCACCCGCACCCTGGTCGAGGAGACGTCCCGCGTCTTCCGCGCCCGCGTCGTCAACCCCAAGTGGATCGCGGCCATGCGCCGCCACGGCTACAAGGGCGCGTTCGAGCTGGCGGCCACGGTGGACTACCTGTTCGGGTACGACGCCACGACCGGAGTCGTCGCCGACTGGATGTACGACAAGCTCACCGAGACGTACGTGCTCGACCCGGAGAACAAGCAGTTCCTCCAGGAGGCCAACCCCTGGGCCCTGCACGGCATCGCGGAACGCCTGCTGGAGGCCGAGTCGCGCGGCATGTGGGCCAAGCCGGACCCGGCGGTGCTGGAGGCGCTGCGCCAGGTCTACCTGGAGACGGAAGGCAACCTGGAGGGCGAGGACTGA